The following coding sequences lie in one Lolium perenne isolate Kyuss_39 chromosome 2, Kyuss_2.0, whole genome shotgun sequence genomic window:
- the LOC127332007 gene encoding histone acetyltransferase MCC1, producing MLDPTSKFQPTVEYRPIRLSDLQVLEQIHVDLFPVRYERDFFLDVVNSNGIISWGAVDTSRSDELVGFVTTKIVSAQDSEIEDLFSNNCLWKDPTLVYILTLGVVDRYRNLGIASSLVQEVIKYGTSIINCRGVYLHVISYNQPAIRFYEKMLFNLVRRLPMFYYIKGQHYDSFLFVYYVREGLSPCSLLGFLEVLVTKIWSNRNQSTHEWSRFKESSTLLVTQTDTRIISSEDKRCHV from the exons ATGTTGGACCCAACATCTAAATTCCAACCAACTGTAGAATACCGCCCGATTCGGCTCTCGGATCTTCAGGTGCTCGAGCAGATTCACGTTGACCTGTTTCCTGTAAG GTATGAGAGAGATTTCTTCTTAGATGTTGTTAATAGCAATGGTATCATATCCTGGGGTGCTGTCGACACGAGCAGATCAGATGAACTTGTTGGGTTTGTTACCACCAAGATAGTGTCTGCACAAGACAGTGAG ATTGAAGATTTGTTTAGCAACAACTGTTTGTGGAAAGACCCAACTCTTGTGTATATACTAACGCTTGGGGTGGTAGATCGTTATAGAAACCTTGGCATTG CATCTTCCCTGGTTCAGGAGGTTATTAAATATGGTACAAGTATCATCAACTGCAGGGGTGTATATTTGCATGTCATTTCATACAATCAACCTGCAATCAGATTCTACGAGAAGATGCTATTTAACCTTGTTAGAAGATTGCCAATGTTCTACTACATTAAAGGACAGCATTACGACTCATTCTTGTTCGTATACTATGTCCGTGAGGGCCTTTCACCTTGTTCACTACT GGGCTTCCTGGAGGTTCTGGTTACAAAGATATGGAGCAACAGAAACCAAAGTACACATGAATGGTCCAGATTTAAGGAATCAAGCACCCTTTTGGTTACACAGACTGATACGAGGATAATCAGCAGTGAAGATAAGAGATGCCATGTCTAA